GAGGATCGGGCAGCGGTCGAGCGCGGCGTCCACCTCGGCGGTGAAGGCGCGGCGCACGGCTTCGGCGTCCGCCAGGGCCTGGTCGCTGGTGAGGCTCGCCGCTTGCAGTCGGGCCGCGACATCCGCGCCCACCAGGCCGGTCTCCAGCAGGTGGCCGCAGGCGTTCCAGGTTTCCCGGTTGATGATGGCCAGGCCCGCGTCATAGGCGGCCTGCATGCCGGGCAGCGGCATCCTGTCCAGGGGGAAATCGATCGCCTTCAACGCCGTCTCTATCGCCGCCAGGACTTCCGGGTGGGCGCTCACCGGCACCACGCCGATACGCACGCCCTCCACAGGGGGCAGTGCCTTGAAGCCGGGGTCCATGGCGGCCATGGCCTCGATCAGCAGGTCGATGCGGGCGGCGAAGGGGCCGACGCAATCCAGGCTGCTCTCGGCGGGCATCACCCCGACGCGACTGATGCGGCCGAAGGTTGGCTTGAGGCCGAAGACACCGCAGCAGGCGGCGGGAATCCGCACCGAGCCGCCGGTGTCGGTGCCCAGGGAAAAGTCGCAGAGGCCGGCGGCCACGGCGGCGGCCGACCCGCTGGAGGAGCCACCGGGAATGCGGCCGGGGTAGCGCGGGTTCTCGGCGGTGCCGGTCCAGGCGTTCAGCCCGGTGGTGCCGAAGGCCAGCTCGTGCAGGCTGGTCTTGCCGGTGATGCGGCAGCCGGCGTCCAGCAGGGCCTGGACCACCTCGGCATGGCGCGGGGCGTCCGGCGCCTCGTCCAGTGCGCGACTGGAAGCGCGGGTGGGGTGGCCGGCGACGTCGATGGTGTCCTTCACCATCACGGTACGTCCTTGCCCACCCAGTTCCAGTTTCTCGACCACTGTCGTCATCGGCATCACCCACTGGCGTTCTTGTTCGGGGGCCGCGTCCCGGTCGTGGGCAGCGGCTTGCGTAAATCCAGAATCG
This genomic window from Pseudomonas furukawaii contains:
- a CDS encoding amidase, with product MTTVVEKLELGGQGRTVMVKDTIDVAGHPTRASSRALDEAPDAPRHAEVVQALLDAGCRITGKTSLHELAFGTTGLNAWTGTAENPRYPGRIPGGSSSGSAAAVAAGLCDFSLGTDTGGSVRIPAACCGVFGLKPTFGRISRVGVMPAESSLDCVGPFAARIDLLIEAMAAMDPGFKALPPVEGVRIGVVPVSAHPEVLAAIETALKAIDFPLDRMPLPGMQAAYDAGLAIINRETWNACGHLLETGLVGADVAARLQAASLTSDQALADAEAVRRAFTAEVDAALDRCPILALPTMPDYPARVADASDTRAAIGMTAFVRPFNLTGHPALSIPLEGASKLPVGLQLVAAKGADERLLAVARELVRRLEH